In Lepus europaeus isolate LE1 chromosome 9, mLepTim1.pri, whole genome shotgun sequence, the following are encoded in one genomic region:
- the ZSCAN16 gene encoding zinc finger and SCAN domain-containing protein 16 isoform X5, whose translation MTAALETEEQKGLMKIKMEDHCWGLDSMSQRHSLQRRELFRQQFRKLCYQDAPGPREALTQLWELCCQWLRPECHTKEQILDLLVLEQFLRILPRELQAWVQAHHPETGEEAVVMLEDLEKELDEPWKQVPANSERQDILLDRLAPLGMPNGLLTVQFHHKTTFMGQASGDLQRNALCYGLGKQ comes from the exons ATGACTGCAGCCCTGGAAACTGAGGAACAAAAAGGACTAATGAAAATTAAGATGGAGGATCATTGCTGGGGGCTGGACTCCATGTCACAAAGGCACAGTCTTCAAAGGAGGGAACTCTTCAGGCAGCAGTTCAGGAAGCTCTGCTATCAGGATGCACCTGGACCCCGTGAAGCTCTGACCCAGCTGTGGGAGCTTTGCTGCCAgtggctgaggccagagtgccacaCCAAGGAACAGATTTTAGACCTGCTGGTGCTGGAACAGTTCCTGAGAATTCTTCCTAGGGAATTGCAAGCATGGGTGCAGGCACACCATCCAGAGACTGGAGAGGAGGCAGTGGTCATGCTGGAGGATTTGGAAAAAGAACTTGATGAACCCTGGAAGCAG GTTCCAGCCAATTCAGAGAGGCAAGACATACTCTTGGACAGGTTGGCCCCCCTGGGAATGCCGAATGGGTTACTGACTGTCCAGTTCCATCACAAGACAACTTTTATGGGACAGGCATCTGGGGATCTACAAAGAAATG
- the ZSCAN16 gene encoding zinc finger and SCAN domain-containing protein 16 isoform X2: MTAALETEEQKGLMKIKMEDHCWGLDSMSQRHSLQRRELFRQQFRKLCYQDAPGPREALTQLWELCCQWLRPECHTKEQILDLLVLEQFLRILPRELQAWVQAHHPETGEEAVVMLEDLEKELDEPWKQVPANSERQDILLDRLAPLGMPNGLLTVQFHHKTTFMGQASGDLQRNGAGTEGLGPSSTAILGHSRELDQKWSSGYRTSAHMGCVCCRPGL, encoded by the exons ATGACTGCAGCCCTGGAAACTGAGGAACAAAAAGGACTAATGAAAATTAAGATGGAGGATCATTGCTGGGGGCTGGACTCCATGTCACAAAGGCACAGTCTTCAAAGGAGGGAACTCTTCAGGCAGCAGTTCAGGAAGCTCTGCTATCAGGATGCACCTGGACCCCGTGAAGCTCTGACCCAGCTGTGGGAGCTTTGCTGCCAgtggctgaggccagagtgccacaCCAAGGAACAGATTTTAGACCTGCTGGTGCTGGAACAGTTCCTGAGAATTCTTCCTAGGGAATTGCAAGCATGGGTGCAGGCACACCATCCAGAGACTGGAGAGGAGGCAGTGGTCATGCTGGAGGATTTGGAAAAAGAACTTGATGAACCCTGGAAGCAG GTTCCAGCCAATTCAGAGAGGCAAGACATACTCTTGGACAGGTTGGCCCCCCTGGGAATGCCGAATGGGTTACTGACTGTCCAGTTCCATCACAAGACAACTTTTATGGGACAGGCATCTGGGGATCTACAAAGAAATG gtgcagggaccgaaggacttggaccgtcttctactgctatcctaggccatagcagagagctggatcaaaagtggagcagcgggtatcgaaccagcgctcatatgggatgtgtgtgctgtaggccagggctttaa
- the ZSCAN16 gene encoding zinc finger and SCAN domain-containing protein 16 isoform X6, with the protein MTAALETEEQKGLMKIKMEDHCWGLDSMSQRHSLQRRELFRQQFRKLCYQDAPGPREALTQLWELCCQWLRPECHTKEQILDLLVLEQFLRILPRELQAWVQAHHPETGEEAVVMLEDLEKELDEPWKQVPANSERQDILLDRLAPLGMPNGLLTVQFHHKTTFMGQASGDLQRNVKMLL; encoded by the exons ATGACTGCAGCCCTGGAAACTGAGGAACAAAAAGGACTAATGAAAATTAAGATGGAGGATCATTGCTGGGGGCTGGACTCCATGTCACAAAGGCACAGTCTTCAAAGGAGGGAACTCTTCAGGCAGCAGTTCAGGAAGCTCTGCTATCAGGATGCACCTGGACCCCGTGAAGCTCTGACCCAGCTGTGGGAGCTTTGCTGCCAgtggctgaggccagagtgccacaCCAAGGAACAGATTTTAGACCTGCTGGTGCTGGAACAGTTCCTGAGAATTCTTCCTAGGGAATTGCAAGCATGGGTGCAGGCACACCATCCAGAGACTGGAGAGGAGGCAGTGGTCATGCTGGAGGATTTGGAAAAAGAACTTGATGAACCCTGGAAGCAG GTTCCAGCCAATTCAGAGAGGCAAGACATACTCTTGGACAGGTTGGCCCCCCTGGGAATGCCGAATGGGTTACTGACTGTCCAGTTCCATCACAAGACAACTTTTATGGGACAGGCATCTGGGGATCTACAAAGAAATG ttAAGATGCTACTCTGA